In a genomic window of Streptomyces roseoviridis:
- the pepN gene encoding aminopeptidase N, translating into MPGTNLTREEAQQRAKLLSVDAYEVDLDLSGAQEGGTYRSVTTVHFDSAEAGAATFIDLVAPAVHEVVLNGHSLDVAAVFRDSRIQLPHLKEGRNELKVVADCAYTNTGEGLHRFVDPVDGQAYLYTQFEVPDARRVFASFEQPDLKATFQFTVKAPSGWSVISNSPTPEPKDDVWVFEPTPRISTYITALIVGPYHSVHSTYEGPDGQVVPLGIYCRPSLAEYLDADHIFDVTRQGFGWFQEKFAYAYPFAKYDQLFVPEFNAGAMENAGAVTIRDQYVFRSKVTDAAYERRAETILHELAHMWFGDLVTMEWWNDLWLNESFATYTSVACQASVEGTRWPNAWTTFANAEKTWAYRQDQLPSTHPIMADINDLEDVLVNFDGITYAKGASVLKQLVAYVGQDEFFKGVQAYFKRHAFGNTRLPDLLGALEETSGRDLKSWSKAWLETAGINILRPEIETDESGAITSFTVRQEAPALPAGAKGEAVLRPHRIAIGFYDLDAAGKLVRTERVELDIDAAERTAVPQLAGRPRPAVVLLNDDDLSYAKVRLDEVSLRNVTAHLGDFTESLPRALCWASAWDMTRDGELATRDYLDLVLSGISKETDIGVVQSLQGQVKAALDLYAAPEWRETGLTRWTEATLAHLQAAEPGSDHQLAWARAFAATARTPQQLDLLSALLEGRESIEGLAVDTELRWAFVQRLAATGVYDEPEIAAELERDRTAAGERHAATARAARPTEAAKAQAWASVVEDDKLANAVQEAVIGGFVQTDQRELLAPYTQKYFASIKGVSETRSHEIVQQIVVGLYPTLQVSRETLDATDAWIAEHEPAPALRRLVTECRAGVERALKAQAADAAAA; encoded by the coding sequence GTGCCTGGCACGAACCTGACCCGTGAAGAGGCGCAGCAGCGGGCGAAGCTGCTGTCCGTGGACGCGTACGAGGTCGACCTCGACCTCTCGGGTGCGCAGGAGGGCGGCACCTACCGGTCCGTCACCACCGTCCACTTCGATTCCGCCGAGGCCGGGGCAGCGACCTTCATCGATCTCGTCGCCCCCGCCGTGCACGAGGTGGTGCTCAACGGGCACTCCCTCGACGTCGCCGCCGTCTTCCGGGACTCCCGGATCCAGCTGCCGCACCTCAAGGAGGGGCGCAACGAGCTGAAGGTCGTCGCGGACTGCGCGTACACCAACACCGGTGAGGGCCTGCACCGCTTCGTCGACCCGGTCGACGGACAGGCCTACCTGTACACGCAGTTCGAGGTGCCGGACGCCCGTCGCGTCTTCGCCTCCTTCGAGCAGCCCGACCTGAAGGCCACCTTCCAGTTCACCGTGAAGGCGCCGAGCGGCTGGTCGGTCATCTCCAACTCCCCGACGCCCGAGCCCAAGGACGACGTCTGGGTCTTTGAGCCGACCCCGCGGATCTCGACGTACATCACCGCGCTGATCGTCGGCCCCTACCACTCGGTGCACTCGACGTACGAGGGCCCCGACGGCCAGGTCGTCCCGCTCGGCATCTACTGCCGTCCGTCGCTGGCCGAGTACCTCGACGCGGACCACATCTTCGACGTCACGCGCCAGGGCTTCGGCTGGTTCCAGGAGAAGTTCGCGTACGCCTACCCGTTCGCCAAGTACGACCAGCTGTTCGTGCCGGAGTTCAACGCGGGCGCGATGGAGAACGCGGGCGCGGTCACCATCCGCGACCAGTACGTCTTCCGGTCGAAGGTGACGGACGCGGCGTACGAGCGCCGGGCCGAGACCATCCTGCACGAGCTCGCCCACATGTGGTTCGGCGACCTCGTCACCATGGAGTGGTGGAACGACCTGTGGCTGAACGAGTCGTTCGCCACCTACACCTCGGTCGCCTGCCAGGCCTCCGTCGAGGGCACCCGCTGGCCGAACGCCTGGACCACCTTCGCCAACGCGGAGAAGACCTGGGCCTACCGCCAGGACCAGCTGCCGTCGACGCACCCGATCATGGCGGACATCAACGACCTGGAGGACGTGCTCGTCAACTTCGACGGCATCACCTACGCCAAGGGCGCCTCCGTCCTGAAGCAGCTGGTGGCGTACGTCGGCCAGGACGAGTTCTTCAAGGGCGTGCAGGCGTACTTCAAGCGCCACGCGTTCGGCAACACCCGCCTCCCCGACCTGCTCGGCGCCCTGGAGGAGACCTCCGGGCGCGACCTGAAGTCCTGGTCCAAGGCATGGCTGGAGACCGCGGGCATCAACATCCTGCGGCCCGAGATCGAGACCGACGAGAGCGGCGCGATCACCTCCTTCACCGTCCGCCAGGAGGCCCCGGCGCTGCCCGCCGGCGCCAAGGGCGAGGCCGTGCTGCGGCCGCACCGCATCGCGATCGGCTTCTACGACCTGGACGCGGCCGGCAAGCTGGTCCGCACCGAGCGCGTGGAGCTGGACATCGACGCGGCCGAGCGGACCGCCGTGCCGCAGCTGGCGGGCCGGCCCCGTCCGGCGGTCGTGCTGCTCAACGACGACGACCTCTCGTACGCGAAGGTCCGCCTCGACGAGGTGTCCCTGAGGAACGTCACCGCCCACCTGGGCGACTTCACCGAGTCGCTGCCGCGGGCTCTGTGCTGGGCCTCGGCCTGGGACATGACCCGGGACGGCGAGCTGGCCACCCGCGACTACCTGGACCTGGTGCTCTCGGGCATCTCAAAGGAGACCGACATCGGCGTGGTCCAGTCGCTCCAGGGCCAGGTCAAGGCGGCCCTCGACCTGTACGCGGCGCCGGAGTGGCGCGAGACGGGCCTGACCCGCTGGACCGAGGCGACGCTGGCGCACCTCCAGGCCGCCGAGCCGGGCAGCGACCACCAGCTGGCCTGGGCGCGGGCCTTCGCGGCGACCGCCCGCACCCCGCAGCAGCTCGACCTGCTCTCCGCGCTCCTGGAGGGCCGGGAGAGCATCGAGGGCCTGGCCGTCGACACCGAGCTGCGCTGGGCCTTCGTCCAGCGGCTCGCGGCGACCGGTGTGTACGACGAGCCGGAGATCGCCGCCGAGCTGGAGCGCGACCGCACCGCGGCGGGCGAGCGGCACGCGGCCACCGCCCGTGCGGCCCGGCCGACCGAGGCGGCCAAGGCCCAGGCGTGGGCGTCGGTCGTCGAGGACGACAAGCTGGCGAACGCGGTGCAGGAGGCGGTGATCGGCGGCTTCGTGCAGACCGACCAGCGTGAGCTGCTCGCCCCGTACACGCAGAAGTACTTCGCCTCGATCAAGGGCGTCTCGGAGACCCGCAGCCACGAGATCGTGCAGCAGATCGTGGTCGGCCTCTACCCGACGCTCCAGGTGTCACGGGAGACGCTGGACGCGACGGACGCCTGGATCGCCGAGCACGAGCCGGCGCCGGCGCTGCGGCGTCTGGTGACGGAGTGCCGTGCGGGCGTCGAGCGCGCCCTGAAGGCGCAGGCGGCGGACGCGGCGGCGGCCTGA
- a CDS encoding aspartate-semialdehyde dehydrogenase translates to MKVGIVGATGQVGTVMRKILAERDFPVDELRLFASARSAGTVLDGITVEDASTADYTGLDIVLFSAGGTTSKALAEKVSSQGAVVIDNSSAWRRDPEVPLVVSEVNPHAIKDRPKGIIANPNCTTMAAMPVLKPLHEEAGLTALVATTYQAVSGSGLAGVAELDGQVKAVAERATELTHDGEAVAYPEPGVYKRPIAFNVLPLAGSIVDDGSFETDEEQKLRNESRKILEIPDLKVSGTCVRVPVFSGHSLQVNARFERPISVERAYELLKDAEGVELSEIPTPLQAAGKDASYVGRIRVDETVEHGLALFLSNDNLRKGAALNAVQIAELVAAELKG, encoded by the coding sequence GTGAAGGTCGGAATCGTCGGAGCGACCGGTCAGGTCGGCACAGTCATGCGCAAGATTCTGGCCGAGCGCGACTTCCCGGTGGACGAGCTGCGGCTCTTCGCCTCCGCCCGGTCCGCGGGCACGGTGCTCGACGGCATCACCGTCGAGGACGCCTCCACCGCCGACTACACGGGCCTGGACATCGTCCTCTTCTCGGCCGGCGGCACCACCTCCAAGGCCCTCGCCGAGAAGGTCTCCTCCCAGGGTGCCGTGGTGATCGACAACTCCTCCGCGTGGCGCCGCGACCCCGAGGTCCCCCTCGTCGTGTCCGAGGTGAACCCGCACGCGATCAAGGACCGCCCCAAGGGCATCATCGCCAACCCGAACTGCACCACGATGGCCGCCATGCCGGTCCTCAAGCCGCTCCACGAGGAGGCCGGCCTGACCGCGCTGGTCGCCACCACCTACCAGGCCGTGTCCGGCTCCGGCCTGGCCGGCGTCGCCGAGCTCGACGGCCAGGTCAAGGCCGTCGCCGAGCGCGCCACCGAGCTCACCCACGACGGCGAGGCCGTGGCCTACCCCGAGCCCGGCGTCTACAAGCGTCCGATCGCCTTCAACGTGCTGCCGCTGGCCGGGTCGATCGTGGACGACGGCTCCTTCGAGACCGACGAGGAGCAGAAGCTCCGCAACGAGTCCCGCAAGATCCTGGAGATCCCGGACCTGAAGGTCTCCGGCACCTGTGTGCGCGTCCCGGTCTTCTCCGGCCACTCCCTCCAGGTCAACGCCCGCTTCGAGCGTCCGATCAGCGTCGAGCGCGCCTACGAGCTGCTGAAGGACGCCGAGGGCGTCGAGCTCTCCGAGATCCCCACCCCCCTCCAGGCCGCCGGCAAGGACGCCTCCTACGTGGGCCGCATCCGCGTCGACGAGACCGTCGAGCACGGCCTGGCGCTGTTCCTCTCCAACGACAACCTGCGCAAGGGCGCGGCGCTCAACGCCGTGCAGATCGCGGAGCTCGTCGCGGCGGAGCTCAAGGGCTGA